The segment aaaaaaaaaaaaaaaaaaaaaataggctaACGAAtaaaaatcctttttttttttttttctttttctctcgTGCTCTTTActcttttattaatattaatattattattttttatttgttttgtctcgtgttattatttcttttttaataattattattaatattattaatattattattattattattattttgtattgttcACGAGCAAAGATGCTAGTTGATTTCAATATCACTGTCCATCCCAACATGTTCATCGTGTTCAAATTCTTCtatatcttcttcttcttcctcAGAGTACCCTGAGTGTGGTGATAGCGGTTCCTCTGATAATGATGTacgtgatgatgatggtggtctTGAGCTTGCCTCTAATTTAATATCCATTTCATCAATTGATGTACTTGCTCCAGATAATGTAACAGGaatgaatttttcaagatCACCCGATGCcaattctaaataaatttaataattattaaagagaaaagtttaatttattatttatattattattattgttattattaatgaatatacaTACGTTCAACatatttttgtaatgattCAGGAATCATTGATTTAGCTTTagctaaattttcatttgtacaTTCACCTTTTTCTAAACCAAATGCTAAACCCATACGTTTAAGAACTTCAATATCATCATGTATTTCAAActtatcattaaaattgaaCAGGTACTCagatttatcatttgttataCTGCAATCAACAACAgtttttttacttgtatttaatattataaatggtAATTGTATTGCTGAATTTGGTTTTGGTGgtccatatttattttcattttcacaattacgttcaacaagatttttaaatgatatatgttgtaatattaattgatgtaATTGTTGTGTTTTAGCTTTAATacgttcaatttttttctttttatctttttcaagtGCTATACATTCTTGTATTGAATTTGTTGGTAAACCAAGCCatcttatttcttttttttcttttgatattatattcatAGCCATTAATACATTTAATGCATCATAAACACGTctacgtatatttttttgatcatatTGTTGATCTGGTAATGTATTACCATTTGCTGGATTTGTAAATTCACCAACTAGCTCATCAGCAACTTCGTTATATGATGttgtacctttttttttaactttttcacaaactttcattgaaaaatgtcTTAATCcttttccaactttttcagtttttcttcttttgctactttattcaacaaacgaacaaataaatataaatattttaattaattaaattattaaaggtTAGTTTGATAaagcaataattaatatattactcTGGAACAAAATCACTGCCATCAGTATCATGACGTTTTCTACTTGAATGATCCATCATAGGTGTGACGAATGTTTTTCCACTGgcatcttttattatttgttgtccACTGGTTTGCTGCTGGGATACGATTGCTTGCTTGATATCATTCTAATTATCatgaataaaagtaaaaaaaaaaaaaaaacaaacaaataaaaaaacaaaaaaaaaatcataaagaaataaaaaaataatacaaaaaattatattgaagaaaataaaaaaataataataaataatacaaaataattaattaattaattaacgaaCCATTTGAGCTGGTGTTAGTTGAATTGTTTTTGTCATCATTCCTTCAACTGGTTTTCCTGCTGATACTTTAGCATGTTGTATAGGTATTGTAACAAGTCCTGTTAAatccaaaatgaaaaaaacataaccccatgttaaaattgtttattgtgctttatcatttatttatcaataataataattaactcaCGTTGTGTAGGTGTTGATGGACTCTGCAAACTAATTGTTCTTAAAACTTGCTGTCCAGATGACAACAcctatatcaaatttattatactaaataaaattaaatactcaatgataaataatttatattattattaataattttaagctataaatatgatttgtatttttcatttaaaaatttaaaaatcacctGATGTGAATCTTGACCAGATGTTTTGAGGATTTTAATTCCTCCACTATTTGTCGTTCCCATGatacttgatatatttttatttggcgTGCTTTGCACGACTTTAATAACTTGTGGACAGCctagaataaatttaaaaaaaaaaaaaattatatctcaaATAACTTCATCCATTTTGTaacttatcaaaaatatatacatatatatatctcaattaacaagaaaaaaaaaaaaaaaaaagttgacatgaaaaaaaaaaaaaaaggaatgtagttactaaaaatttttcaagttcaatatttattattttgcagttaaattaatgaaaattaatgaacattACCAGAATACATattaagtaaatatatattattattaaaaaattagaaacaataaaaaaattatcagttaGGTCGATGTAAAAAATGTCGTGCACGTTGCAAGCCAAGAATGGTCGACAAAAACGACACAAGgccaagataaaaaataaaaaaaataaatatatatttatattaaaaaaaaaaaccaatatatatacagataatataaataaaaatataatataataaatatatgatatatataatgtataaaaaaaaaaaaaaaattaaaaataataataattaatatttgttataaataaaataagccaACAAGACATATATTTGCCGACAATTGGCGGGTTACTTTATTCAACTTACCATTATGTATGTTTTGTAGAAAATAACTCATTGGTTTATTTTGTTGTGTCATTACTGGATATTAACTTGATATATTAGGATCAATATATCATCACAATGAtctacaataaacaattataaatataaataaaaaaatttataatgccGCTATAATGATTCTTTCAACAACGTATTCATCCAAAATGGCGACTCTCATACTGActccaaaataattttttttacacacatattattaataatacaacaaataatattcatttaaaaaataatataaataaataattataatatcaatgtttattataacattattatttaaaacacaatattaatcattatattattattattgataataaaataatgatgataacacttgtcttaaaaaaattgttgcatTTAGCGTGCAAAATAGATCACAAGAGAATGGAGCTTGGCGGCAGGACAAAGCTTAACAGCTGATTGGTTGTTCATTGATCACGTGTACAATATATTACATTtcccactatttttttattattatttaacaatattatttataaataatattaatattattaaattatatatttataaacacttATATTATGATTGAATTTAACATCTTACCTCaatcaaacaacaacaaaatattatattttatctcacTCTGTTAAAAAACTACTTGCCCGCCCTCCAAAAACATTCTAacctcaaatatattttacatgatCCAACGACGCGGAAAAGGCGCAAATTGTCACAACTCCAAGGACGCCATCTACGTAAGAATAACctcgtttttataaatattattattatgacagGTGGAACAACAAATaggtaaataaacaattttaggGCTTAATTTTCATTGAGCTACATGGAactgtcaaaatttatttttattttat is part of the Aphidius gifuensis isolate YNYX2018 linkage group LG1, ASM1490517v1, whole genome shotgun sequence genome and harbors:
- the LOC122856987 gene encoding transcription factor Dp-1 isoform X4, whose translation is MTQQNKPMSYFLQNIHNGCPQVIKVVQSTPNKNISSIMGTTNSGGIKILKTSGQDSHQVLSSGQQVLRTISLQSPSTPTQRLVTIPIQHAKVSAGKPVEGMMTKTIQLTPAQMQTSGQQIIKDASGKTFVTPMMDHSSRKRHDTDGSDFVPDSKRRKTEKVGKGLRHFSMKVCEKVKKKGTTSYNEVADELVGEFTNPANGNTLPDQQYDQKNIRRRVYDALNVLMAMNIISKEKKEIRWLGLPTNSIQECIALEKDKKKKIERIKAKTQQLHQLILQHISFKNLVERNCENENKYGPPKPNSAIQLPFIILNTSKKTVVDCSITNDKSEYLFNFNDKFEIHDDIEVLKRMGLAFGLEKGECTNENLAKAKSMIPESLQKYVEQLASGDLEKFIPVTLSGASTSIDEMDIKLEASSRPPSSSRTSLSEEPLSPHSGYSEEEEEDIEEFEHDEHVGMDSDIEIN
- the LOC122856987 gene encoding transcription factor Dp-1 isoform X2; the protein is MTQQNKPMSYFLQNIHNGCPQVIKVVQSTPNKNISSIMGTTNSGGIKILKTSGQDSHQVLSSGQQVLRTISLQSPSTPTQRLVTIPIQHAKVSAGKPVEGMMTKTIQLTPAQMNDIKQAIVSQQQTSGQQIIKDASGKTFVTPMMDHSSRKRHDTDGSDFVPDKRRKTEKVGKGLRHFSMKVCEKVKKKGTTSYNEVADELVGEFTNPANGNTLPDQQYDQKNIRRRVYDALNVLMAMNIISKEKKEIRWLGLPTNSIQECIALEKDKKKKIERIKAKTQQLHQLILQHISFKNLVERNCENENKYGPPKPNSAIQLPFIILNTSKKTVVDCSITNDKSEYLFNFNDKFEIHDDIEVLKRMGLAFGLEKGECTNENLAKAKSMIPESLQKYVEQLASGDLEKFIPVTLSGASTSIDEMDIKLEASSRPPSSSRTSLSEEPLSPHSGYSEEEEEDIEEFEHDEHVGMDSDIEIN
- the LOC122856987 gene encoding transcription factor Dp-1 isoform X1, coding for MTQQNKPMSYFLQNIHNGCPQVIKVVQSTPNKNISSIMGTTNSGGIKILKTSGQDSHQVLSSGQQVLRTISLQSPSTPTQRLVTIPIQHAKVSAGKPVEGMMTKTIQLTPAQMNDIKQAIVSQQQTSGQQIIKDASGKTFVTPMMDHSSRKRHDTDGSDFVPDSKRRKTEKVGKGLRHFSMKVCEKVKKKGTTSYNEVADELVGEFTNPANGNTLPDQQYDQKNIRRRVYDALNVLMAMNIISKEKKEIRWLGLPTNSIQECIALEKDKKKKIERIKAKTQQLHQLILQHISFKNLVERNCENENKYGPPKPNSAIQLPFIILNTSKKTVVDCSITNDKSEYLFNFNDKFEIHDDIEVLKRMGLAFGLEKGECTNENLAKAKSMIPESLQKYVEQLASGDLEKFIPVTLSGASTSIDEMDIKLEASSRPPSSSRTSLSEEPLSPHSGYSEEEEEDIEEFEHDEHVGMDSDIEIN
- the LOC122856987 gene encoding transcription factor Dp-1 isoform X5, yielding MTQQNKPMSYFLQNIHNGCPQVIKVVQSTPNKNISSIMGTTNSGGIKILKTSGQDSHQVLSSGQQVLRTISLQSPSTPTQRLVTIPIQHAKVSAGKPVEGMMTKTIQLTPAQMQTSGQQIIKDASGKTFVTPMMDHSSRKRHDTDGSDFVPDKRRKTEKVGKGLRHFSMKVCEKVKKKGTTSYNEVADELVGEFTNPANGNTLPDQQYDQKNIRRRVYDALNVLMAMNIISKEKKEIRWLGLPTNSIQECIALEKDKKKKIERIKAKTQQLHQLILQHISFKNLVERNCENENKYGPPKPNSAIQLPFIILNTSKKTVVDCSITNDKSEYLFNFNDKFEIHDDIEVLKRMGLAFGLEKGECTNENLAKAKSMIPESLQKYVEQLASGDLEKFIPVTLSGASTSIDEMDIKLEASSRPPSSSRTSLSEEPLSPHSGYSEEEEEDIEEFEHDEHVGMDSDIEIN
- the LOC122856987 gene encoding transcription factor Dp-1 isoform X3; the protein is MTQQNKPMSYFLQNIHNGCPQVIKVVQSTPNKNISSIMGTTNSGGIKILKTSGQDSHQVLSSGQQVLRTISLQSPSTPTQRLVTIPIQHAKVSAGKPVEGMMTKTIQLTPAQMQQTSGQQIIKDASGKTFVTPMMDHSSRKRHDTDGSDFVPDSKRRKTEKVGKGLRHFSMKVCEKVKKKGTTSYNEVADELVGEFTNPANGNTLPDQQYDQKNIRRRVYDALNVLMAMNIISKEKKEIRWLGLPTNSIQECIALEKDKKKKIERIKAKTQQLHQLILQHISFKNLVERNCENENKYGPPKPNSAIQLPFIILNTSKKTVVDCSITNDKSEYLFNFNDKFEIHDDIEVLKRMGLAFGLEKGECTNENLAKAKSMIPESLQKYVEQLASGDLEKFIPVTLSGASTSIDEMDIKLEASSRPPSSSRTSLSEEPLSPHSGYSEEEEEDIEEFEHDEHVGMDSDIEIN